In the Paraflavitalea devenefica genome, one interval contains:
- a CDS encoding amino acid permease produces MSLFVKKPLGSLLAEAQDTGGHTLKRTLGAGALIALGIGAIIGAGLFSITGGAAANQAGPAITISFIVAAAGCAFAGLCYAEFASMIPVAGSAYTYSYATMGEFIAWIIGWDLVLEYAVGAATVSISWSRYLVKFLEGFDIHLPAALVTGPWDGGVINLPAVFIVVLMSSLLIKGTKESATVNAVIVALKVTVVLIFIFLGWQYINNDNYTPYIPENTGKFGEFGFSGIIRAAAIVFFAYIGFDAVSTAAQEAKNPRKHMPIGILGSLAICTVLYILFAHVMTGVTNYQTFKGQDGIAPVAVAIDHMGTTDAAGVIHPDYPWLNRAIVVAILAGYASVILVMLMGQSRVFFSMSKDGLLPGVFSDVHKKFRTPAKNNLLFMLFVSLFAAFVPARVVGEMTSIGTLFAFILVSIGVVVMRKTMPDAPRAFKTPLVPIVPFLGVATCLFMMVFLPLDTWIRLIVWMLIGFDIYLAYSIRHSELSSKLPRTASQSNKVVGWTGLILALVLAGVAFLHHYLTLEDQKKDASITPDTGIYYFSLIFAALHAIYFGSKIAKKK; encoded by the coding sequence ATGAGTTTGTTCGTTAAGAAACCCCTCGGGTCCTTACTAGCCGAAGCGCAGGATACCGGAGGCCACACCCTTAAGAGAACCCTTGGCGCCGGTGCACTGATCGCACTCGGTATTGGCGCTATCATCGGCGCTGGTCTTTTCTCCATCACCGGTGGTGCGGCTGCTAACCAGGCAGGTCCGGCCATCACCATCTCTTTCATTGTAGCGGCAGCGGGTTGCGCCTTTGCCGGTTTATGTTATGCAGAATTTGCTTCTATGATCCCGGTAGCCGGTAGCGCCTATACCTATAGTTATGCTACCATGGGTGAATTTATTGCCTGGATCATCGGATGGGACCTGGTACTGGAATATGCCGTGGGCGCTGCTACCGTAAGTATCAGTTGGAGCCGGTACCTGGTGAAATTCCTCGAAGGCTTTGACATCCACCTGCCGGCGGCCCTGGTTACAGGACCCTGGGATGGCGGCGTGATCAACCTCCCTGCTGTATTCATTGTGGTATTGATGAGCTCCCTGCTGATCAAGGGTACCAAGGAAAGCGCCACCGTCAATGCCGTCATCGTTGCCCTGAAAGTAACCGTGGTATTGATCTTCATCTTCCTGGGCTGGCAATACATTAACAACGACAACTATACGCCCTACATCCCGGAGAATACCGGCAAGTTTGGCGAATTTGGTTTCAGCGGTATCATCCGTGCAGCCGCCATTGTGTTCTTTGCCTACATCGGCTTTGATGCGGTGAGTACGGCGGCACAGGAAGCCAAGAACCCCCGGAAACACATGCCTATTGGTATCCTCGGTTCACTGGCCATCTGTACCGTATTATATATATTGTTCGCCCACGTAATGACCGGCGTTACCAACTACCAGACCTTCAAAGGTCAGGATGGTATTGCCCCGGTAGCCGTAGCTATTGATCACATGGGTACAACCGATGCAGCCGGCGTGATACACCCCGACTATCCCTGGCTGAACCGCGCCATCGTGGTAGCCATCCTGGCGGGTTATGCTTCTGTAATCCTGGTGATGCTCATGGGCCAAAGCCGCGTATTCTTCAGTATGAGTAAAGACGGCCTGTTGCCCGGCGTATTCTCTGATGTACATAAAAAATTCCGCACACCTGCCAAGAACAACCTGTTGTTCATGCTGTTCGTGAGCCTTTTTGCGGCCTTCGTTCCCGCCCGCGTGGTAGGTGAAATGACCAGTATCGGTACCTTGTTTGCCTTCATCCTGGTATCTATCGGGGTGGTGGTGATGCGTAAAACCATGCCCGATGCACCCCGCGCTTTCAAAACCCCGCTGGTGCCCATCGTTCCCTTCCTCGGCGTGGCTACCTGCCTGTTCATGATGGTATTCCTGCCGCTGGACACCTGGATCCGTTTGATCGTGTGGATGCTGATCGGTTTTGATATTTACCTGGCTTACAGCATTCGCCACAGTGAATTATCGTCCAAACTGCCCCGTACTGCCTCACAAAGTAATAAAGTGGTAGGCTGGACCGGCCTGATATTGGCGCTTGTACTGGCGGGTGTTGCCTTCCTGCATCATTACCTGACACTGGAAGATCAAAAGAAAGACGCTTCTATAACGCCCGATACCGGCATTTACTATTTCTCGCTGATCTTTGCCGCCCTCCATGCTATTTACTTTGGCAGCAAAATCGCTAAAAAGAAATAA
- a CDS encoding dicarboxylate/amino acid:cation symporter, translating into MNKRRIGILVLLLLSLVAVLYFLHFYNIAPIPKAILQAAHWLFIASLILFAIARRSLTTWILVSMVIGIGIGLDFPAFAQNLRFLSQIFLRMVKTIIAPILFATLVVGIAGHSNLKQVGRMGWKSILYFEIVTTLALAIGLIAINISQAGVGITIPEGFNQELPETKPQSWQEVILHIFPENFVKSVYNGDVLPIVVFSVIFGISLALLTEEKRKPLLKFSESLAETMFKFTNIIMHFAPFGVGAAIAVTVGHLGIGVLASLLKLLITLYVALFVFLVVVLFTIASIIRIPIKQFIKAISEPVSIAFATTSSESALPIAMENMEKFGVPRKIVSFVLPTGYTFNLDGTTLYLSLASVFVAQAAGIHMSIGQQAMMGLTLMLTSKGVAGVPRASLVILLGTAASFGLPLWPIMAILGIDELMDMARTSVNVIGNTLASCVIARWEGEFDDEKAMAFKAD; encoded by the coding sequence ATGAATAAACGCAGGATTGGGATTCTTGTATTGCTGCTGCTTAGCCTTGTAGCAGTTCTTTATTTCCTCCACTTTTATAACATTGCTCCCATTCCCAAAGCCATATTACAGGCAGCCCATTGGCTGTTCATCGCCAGTCTTATCTTATTTGCCATTGCCAGGCGGTCGCTTACTACCTGGATACTGGTCAGCATGGTGATAGGAATAGGGATCGGGTTGGATTTTCCTGCATTTGCTCAAAATCTCCGGTTTCTCAGCCAGATTTTCCTGCGTATGGTCAAAACCATTATTGCACCCATCCTGTTTGCCACCCTGGTAGTAGGTATTGCGGGCCATTCAAACCTGAAGCAGGTAGGGCGGATGGGGTGGAAATCTATTCTGTATTTCGAGATTGTAACCACCCTGGCCCTGGCCATTGGATTGATCGCTATAAACATTTCACAGGCTGGTGTGGGCATTACCATACCGGAAGGCTTTAACCAGGAGTTGCCCGAAACAAAGCCGCAATCATGGCAGGAAGTCATCCTGCATATCTTCCCCGAGAATTTTGTAAAATCTGTTTATAATGGCGATGTTTTGCCCATTGTAGTATTCAGTGTAATTTTTGGTATTTCACTGGCCCTGCTCACAGAAGAGAAACGCAAACCTTTGTTGAAGTTCTCTGAAAGCCTGGCAGAAACCATGTTTAAGTTCACCAATATTATTATGCACTTTGCGCCATTTGGGGTGGGGGCAGCCATTGCTGTTACGGTAGGTCACCTGGGGATAGGGGTCCTTGCCTCTTTATTAAAATTACTGATCACCTTATATGTAGCCTTATTTGTCTTCCTCGTTGTTGTGTTGTTCACTATTGCATCCATTATACGCATTCCCATCAAACAATTTATAAAGGCCATTTCAGAACCGGTTTCCATTGCCTTTGCCACTACCAGTTCTGAATCCGCTTTGCCAATCGCCATGGAAAATATGGAGAAGTTTGGTGTGCCGCGCAAAATTGTGTCGTTCGTGCTACCTACAGGGTACACATTTAACCTGGATGGCACTACTTTATATTTATCGCTGGCTTCCGTATTTGTGGCGCAGGCGGCCGGCATACATATGAGTATTGGTCAACAGGCGATGATGGGACTAACGCTCATGTTAACCAGCAAAGGAGTGGCAGGCGTACCCAGGGCTTCATTGGTTATCCTGTTGGGAACGGCGGCTTCTTTCGGATTACCGTTATGGCCTATTATGGCTATTTTGGGAATTGATGAACTGATGGATATGGCCAGGACATCGGTAAATGTGATCGGTAATACCCTGGCCAGTTGCGTCATTGCACGGTGGGAAGGCGAATTTGATGATGAAAAGGCAATGGCATTTAAAGCTGATTAA
- a CDS encoding DedA family protein, which yields MSLLDMILLDFHWKQLLNPQFYIENGGLWLLLFVVFAETGLFAGFFLPGDSLLFVAGIYAHEGEGGKPGITNELLQLVGLGHVRNEWLDLILLWLLISFMGILGNMVGYWTGRKIGPAMYHWKDNMLFKKHYLHQAHDFYEKRGGSAIVIARFLPIIRTFAPIVAGIVQMDRKKFTYYNIVGCLAWVFSMLFAGHFLQKWILSQFGFDLKQHLEVIVISIILVTTAPVLFKIFFGKRKAGEEKLPPTNETTPE from the coding sequence ATGAGTTTGCTGGACATGATCTTACTGGATTTTCACTGGAAGCAGTTATTAAACCCTCAGTTCTATATAGAGAATGGTGGCTTGTGGTTATTGCTGTTCGTGGTATTTGCTGAAACCGGATTATTTGCCGGCTTTTTTTTACCGGGCGATTCCCTCCTGTTTGTAGCAGGCATCTATGCCCATGAAGGGGAAGGCGGTAAGCCGGGTATTACGAATGAATTATTACAATTGGTGGGCCTGGGTCATGTACGCAATGAATGGCTGGACCTCATCCTGCTGTGGCTGCTTATTTCGTTCATGGGTATACTGGGCAATATGGTGGGCTACTGGACCGGCCGTAAGATCGGGCCGGCCATGTACCATTGGAAAGATAACATGCTATTCAAGAAACACTACCTGCACCAGGCGCATGATTTTTATGAAAAGAGAGGGGGGAGCGCCATTGTAATAGCCCGTTTCCTGCCCATCATCCGCACTTTTGCCCCCATTGTGGCTGGTATTGTGCAAATGGATAGAAAGAAATTTACCTATTATAATATAGTAGGCTGCCTGGCCTGGGTATTCAGTATGCTCTTTGCCGGCCACTTCCTGCAAAAATGGATCCTGTCGCAGTTTGGATTTGACCTGAAACAGCACCTGGAGGTCATTGTAATTAGTATTATACTGGTGACTACGGCGCCGGTACTCTTCAAAATATTCTTTGGAAAAAGAAAGGCCGGCGAAGAAAAGCTGCCGCCTACTAACGAAACAACGCCCGAATAG
- a CDS encoding MFS transporter, whose product MQQKPASVFNIAVIVAALGYFVDIYDLLLFTIVREPSLAGLGVDLTNTKMVLAASTKIINWQMVGLLIGGIVWGIMGDKKGRLSVLFGSILLYSVANFLTGYVKDTDQYAWARFVAGLGLAGELGAGITLVSELLPKNKRGIGTSLVAGIGLFGAVFAYFTFQFTDQDWRLCYKIGGGLGIVLLVLRISVAESGMFKAVKSQEHVQKGNLFMFFTNGERFRKYILAILIGLPTWYVIGILVNLSNRFATEFYGKNNIESGRAIMFAYAAIAIGDILVGLVSQYFKSRKKALYLFYFFSIVSGIYFFSGNIKNDATMYAACAALGFSTGFWAIFVTMGAEQFGTNLRATAATTIPNMVRGALPLINIMFKDVFQDSWKWGFIYSAVVTGIIVMVISLVAAYFTQETFHKDLNYVEK is encoded by the coding sequence ATGCAACAGAAACCTGCTTCTGTTTTTAACATTGCTGTCATTGTAGCTGCCCTTGGATATTTCGTAGACATTTATGATCTGCTTCTGTTTACCATTGTACGCGAACCTAGTCTGGCAGGTCTGGGTGTAGACCTGACAAATACCAAGATGGTCCTTGCCGCCAGTACCAAGATCATCAACTGGCAAATGGTGGGGTTACTCATCGGCGGTATTGTATGGGGTATTATGGGTGATAAAAAGGGACGCCTGAGCGTATTATTCGGTTCCATCCTGTTGTATTCTGTTGCCAACTTTCTTACCGGGTATGTAAAGGATACCGACCAATATGCCTGGGCGCGTTTTGTAGCAGGTCTTGGCCTGGCAGGGGAACTGGGCGCCGGTATTACCCTCGTTAGTGAATTACTGCCTAAAAATAAAAGAGGTATTGGTACCTCACTGGTAGCCGGTATTGGTTTGTTTGGCGCCGTATTCGCTTATTTTACGTTCCAGTTTACCGATCAGGACTGGCGTCTTTGCTATAAAATAGGTGGCGGCCTGGGCATCGTGCTGTTAGTGCTCCGCATCAGCGTAGCTGAAAGCGGCATGTTCAAGGCTGTAAAATCACAGGAACATGTACAAAAGGGCAACCTGTTCATGTTCTTCACCAATGGCGAACGTTTCCGGAAATACATCCTTGCCATCCTCATTGGGTTGCCTACCTGGTATGTCATTGGCATATTGGTGAACCTCAGCAACCGGTTTGCTACTGAGTTTTATGGTAAAAACAACATAGAATCAGGCCGGGCCATCATGTTTGCCTATGCAGCTATTGCCATAGGCGATATCCTGGTGGGGCTCGTCAGCCAATACTTTAAAAGCAGGAAGAAAGCACTGTACCTGTTCTACTTTTTCTCCATTGTATCGGGTATCTATTTCTTCAGCGGCAATATCAAAAATGATGCGACTATGTATGCGGCCTGTGCGGCGCTGGGCTTCAGCACCGGCTTCTGGGCCATCTTTGTAACCATGGGCGCCGAACAGTTTGGCACCAACCTGCGGGCTACTGCCGCCACCACCATACCCAATATGGTGCGGGGGGCGCTGCCACTGATCAATATCATGTTCAAAGATGTATTCCAGGACTCCTGGAAATGGGGATTTATTTACAGTGCGGTTGTAACCGGCATTATTGTGATGGTCATTTCACTGGTTGCCGCTTATTTTACCCAGGAAACTTTTCATAAGGACCTGAATTATGTGGAGAAATAG
- a CDS encoding glycosyltransferase family 9 protein, with translation MKFLIIRFSSIGDIVLTTPVVRCLKKQVLTAEVHYLTKPSYGAIVNTNPYIDKVHYLQDDFEAMIASLREEDFDYVIDLHHNLRTLKVKRALGKQSFSFNKLNIPKWLLTNFKINRLPEVHIVDRYLDTLQSFGIRNDGAGLDYFIPEQDKVQESDIPTAHHAGYIGVVIGAALNTKKYPLEKLKAFCASLQHPIILLGGKEDVADGEAIAATDPVKIYNACGKFNLHESADLVRRAKLIVTNDTGLMHIAAAFNKPIISLWGNTVPEFGMYPYMRQQSYDIMEIKNLSCRPCSKIGYNKCPKGHFKCMQLITPEAVLDKVNERLGRKGIVNGQ, from the coding sequence ATGAAATTTCTCATCATCCGTTTTTCCTCCATTGGTGATATCGTATTGACCACACCGGTTGTGCGATGCCTGAAAAAACAGGTGTTGACGGCTGAGGTGCATTACCTCACCAAACCTTCCTATGGCGCCATTGTAAATACCAACCCCTATATCGATAAGGTGCATTACCTGCAGGATGATTTTGAGGCCATGATCGCCTCCCTGCGGGAAGAAGATTTTGATTATGTGATCGACCTGCACCATAACCTGCGCACGCTGAAGGTAAAGCGGGCATTGGGCAAGCAATCCTTTTCCTTCAATAAGCTCAACATCCCCAAATGGCTGCTCACCAATTTTAAGATCAACCGCCTGCCGGAGGTACATATTGTAGACCGCTACCTCGATACCCTGCAGTCCTTCGGCATCCGCAACGACGGCGCCGGGCTGGATTATTTTATTCCTGAGCAGGACAAGGTACAGGAAAGCGATATTCCCACTGCCCACCATGCAGGTTATATTGGGGTGGTGATCGGTGCAGCGCTCAATACCAAAAAGTACCCGCTGGAAAAACTGAAGGCGTTTTGCGCTTCCCTACAGCATCCCATCATTTTACTGGGCGGTAAGGAGGATGTGGCAGATGGAGAAGCTATTGCTGCAACCGACCCGGTGAAGATCTACAATGCCTGCGGCAAGTTCAACCTGCATGAATCGGCCGACCTGGTCAGGCGCGCCAAACTGATCGTTACCAATGATACCGGGTTAATGCATATTGCTGCGGCTTTTAACAAGCCCATTATCTCTCTTTGGGGCAATACCGTGCCTGAATTTGGTATGTACCCTTACATGCGGCAACAATCGTACGATATCATGGAGATCAAAAACCTGTCCTGCCGCCCCTGTTCCAAAATAGGTTACAACAAATGCCCGAAAGGACATTTTAAATGTATGCAACTGATCACGCCGGAAGCGGTGCTGGATAAAGTAAATGAAAGACTGGGAAGAAAAGGCATAGTGAATGGTCAATAG